A segment of the Chaetodon trifascialis isolate fChaTrf1 chromosome 2, fChaTrf1.hap1, whole genome shotgun sequence genome:
AGTCCTGAAGAGGTGAAGAGGCGCGTTGAACCACTGacgggggggttgggggggtttAGCCCTACGAACACCAGCTGGGAAAAACGCTGTGGACTTGAAAACGAAACAAAAATCACTTCTAACTTATTCTTAGAACTCCGTTTTTCAGCCAAGCTGGTTTTGATAAAGGCATCATTAAGCTATGAGCTGTTCGCTAGCGGTCAGGCACAAACCATCAACACATTCATTCACCTAAATCCAACAGATCGAGAAACCGCTGAGTGCTTGAAGGAGCAACAGGCCGTCCGCTTCCACGTCTGTTGGAtctattttctgtgtttatgtacaaCAGTCACACGGAGGCAAAAACGAGCCTTCAAGTTTCAGGTGGACAGCTAAGGGTCTTCACGCCACGTACGACTAATGTTCACGTCGATACAAACGGGATGAGAGCGAGTGTGTCGACCTGTCCTTCAGTGACAGCGGGCGCAAAATAATCCACCAAACCGACTTAGGAAGACGtgttaaagggtcagttcacccaaatttaaaaagaaaacctgtGGTCTCAGTTTGTTTCGATGTTTTTGGGACATTACTGTTCCCGCCAAAATACAATGAGGGTGGATGGACTTTTGTTTGAGGGTCTCGACCCACCGCGGGGTCACACGATGAATCTGATTTAAGGgatattttttaaatcttcagCCCCATTAATagagttaaataaaaaaagtttgaGTCTTTGGTAGGCAGCCATCACACTGAGGAAAAGTTTTTCTCATTTGGATGAACAAACCCTTTAAattaaacatgattttttttttcagcttgaaCACGTCTGATTGTTTCAAGGAGTTCAAGGTTTTTCCATTTCCTGACTCGTTATCAGCCACTTGGTACTTTGGTAGGTGTTCCCGCTGCACTGGCACAGAGTCACACAGAGTTAAAGGAATCCTAAGTTTAACAGTGCGTTTGCTGTGGTCAGACAGAACACTGACAGTGGTTATACAGTAGTTGGATTACACTACAGGCTGCTATGCTAGCGAGTTCAGACGCTGAGATATGCTGAAATACTTGGATTATGGACATACTGTCTCTGCTAAAGCAATAGGAGCTCacaatgttgtgtgtgtgtgtgtgtgtgtgtgtgtgtgtgtgtaatgaataaGTATTTACAAAAGTAGGATAATAAATAACAGAATTCACATTAAGGTGGCGTACTAACGCATGACTGTCACAGACAAACCACTCGGGACAGTGATATATTCGGTTCATTCTCCCtcaataaatacaaacatataTACAATCGACACTCTTAGAAAATACCTCGCATCCTCTGAGAATGAGTGGGGTAAGAACGAGAGGGAAACCTGGACTCGGCGCTCACTGGCTCAGCTTACAGCTACTGGAAATGCTGGAGGTGGAgtttcagcctcctcctgccaTGTTGACGcgaacatacagtatgtgtgaagAGAAGGAGCGAAGCTACAGGACAGACCCGCCCCCTAAATCCCCTGCATGAGCTCTTCAGCAGGTAGAGGGCTGGGAGAGGGCGGGGTGGCCGATCGGGGAGGtgtggaaggaggagagggaaacagggtcggatggaggggagagggggaggagggttCTTGTTTGgttggagaagagagagggaagaacaCAACAGGCTGGATGGGGGAGACGGGGGAGGGGGATGCTTGTTTTGTGGAAGAGGACGATGGGGATGTTGGCTCTTTGgtaggagaggaggaggtgggggaggctGGTTTGATGGGAGGAGGAGCTGGGATGGTGGGAGATGAGGGAAAAGGAGAAGCTGGTTTGGTTGGAGATGATGGGGAAGCACAGGAGACGGGCGTAGAGGGAGCTGTGCAGGCGAAAAGAGCAGGAGGGCCGGGGGGCGAGGGGGTTTCTATCGATATGCAGGGAGCGGCCGGGGGTGGTGCTCTTCCTTCAGGAGGGGCAGAGGAGGCGATGGGGAGCATTTCAGCAGAGGGTGGGGCGGAGGTGTCAGCCGGGCACTGAGAGCAGGGAGCGTCAGAGGTGGATGTGGCGCCGGGTGCAGCAGCGCTCGTGGTCTCACTGGGAGACGCCGGCGCAGCAGGTTTTGGTTCTTGGTTGCGTGGCGCCCGTCTGGTTGGAGAAGCAGGTTGTGGCTTTGTTGGCGAGGTCGGTTTGCCTGGAGGGGCGGGTGGGACTTTCCTGGCAGCAGACGATGGCGGACACGGCGCCGTTCGGGGCCCAGGACGGCGACGTGAGGTGAGCTGGAGGGTCTCCTTATCTAGAGCTGTGTTctgggaaaacagacagacggacCGTCAGCTTGATGTTCGCACCAatcagaagagaaagaaagactaCACTGAACTCAGGAAAGTTTGGTAATTTAGCAGAAAATTAATAATTCCTGAAATATTAATGTTCTCTTTTTCTACCTACAGTCATCACGCTGAcccagtttgttttttatgatcTCTAGGAATGGACACACGATGAAACAAGCAGATGAAAATGGACACAAATAACTGAAAGATGAACGAACAGAAAGACAGTATGTATGCTTCACACTGACCCCACGAGAAGGCAAACCAGATCATCCGTGCTAGTCTATGTGCAGAGAAAGGGCAAACGAGAAAGCCAACGTTTACTTCTTCATTCAACAGATGCGTGCGTGCATGGTGCTCTCGTCTCGCGTGAGGCCAATGATGAGTCGTTACGCGGGACGGAAAACGAGTAAATCATCTGTTCCTCGTTTGCCCTTCGTGCCGAGTCTGAGCAGCAGCGCAGACGAGGCGTAGCGTTAAGTGTTAGTACATACCATTGCCTTGGAGCTAAATCAGAGGTAGTGCAGGGAGAGGGGAGAAgcaaagagggacagagactAGTCTTACTCACAGCGTcacaaaataaagtcaacacAACAAGCATGACGGCCAGAGGACAGCTGTTGTTCCAGCTCGGTGCTTCAGTCTGCTCCTTCAGATTCATCAGAACGTCCCGAAACAAAGGCTGTTTGCACCGAGGCGACTGAGCTGGAACAAATGTCCTGTAAGTGATTAATTCAGGCTGAAACACAGTGAGAGCTAAGCTGTATTTACCCACCACTCAACAGAAAGCAGTGCTAAGGTATGACTCTAATGCACTGGTTTTAAAAGGCAAGGCTGGCGTTATTCTATGTCgttcttactgtcaacaaaatcCACGAaaagactgaaacaaacaatgaCTTTAGAAACTCATCAATGAGCCAAACATGTTCATTTATTACCATAAACGTGAGCCTTGTAGCTTGTTTTTGAGTCAGTCCACAAACACCaccctgctgctggaaatactcACAAATGCACCAAATCTGTATTAATCCCCAGGAACAAACACACCATTTGTTCCCTGTTGATTAGGATGCTAACACAGCGCTCAGCTAAGAGTTTGTTGAGAATTTATACTTTATATAATTGAATTTTAACTTTATATTTGCGACTCATTTTTACAGTTTCACATCGTCCTCTGGAACCAACTGGCTTGAGGCAGAGAGTCACGGTCAGGACAGAGAAGTCAAAGTGTGACAGATCGACTAACACACCGTAGGttctggtcttttcatgggattaaTCGACAGTAAGAAAAACATAGAATAATGTCCATCTTATCCTTTAAAATGTGCAGGGGAGTCTTCTATCCAAGGCCATAAAGCCACATTGATTTGCATCCATCTCTGCAAACTGAGACTTCAAAATGATGCCAGCGCAGTTCTTAATTTTTGCCACAAGGTGGCAGCAGAGCACTGTTAATGTGGAGCAGCAGATTCCACATTTCAGATGAGATCGTAACTAACATCAGTAATTAatggcagagagggaggcaaATGACTCTGCTCTCGCGTTAGTGCTGTAAACATGCTAAATAACCTCAGTGTggttaaacaaacacagaccatAATTTTCACATCCCCTACATGTCGATACAAATGGAACAAAATGTGAGCGAATGACGGGTGTGAAAACAGCCAAGAGGGGGAAATCCAGGACAGAGAGCATGTTGGGAGGGTGTTAGCAAGGTCCACATCAGTTGGTAGACAGCAGTTACTGCAGCTGGCAGCCGGAGACGAGGGGAAGAGGGCCTGAGAAAGGAACAGGAAGGAAGGGAACGGGAGGGAGAGCAAGGGGGGGTGGGAGTAGTTagagatggaggggagagggCGAAGGGAAGGGCGATGGCTGGAAAGGAAGAgcggaggagggggcggggtaTGAAATGTGTACCCGGCTCTCGGCTCCAGGCGTCCCCTGTGGTCCTGGGTCGGATgtgagggaggggtgaggaggaggaggagtgaggaggaagaggatggagtggagaaggaggaggaggaggggccgAGGCCAGGGCCCACGCTTACACCTCAAACTGTCAAATGAgatttacaacaaaaaaaatgaggCTCTTCGCAGCAAAGATCAAATCAAGTGTCTCATGAGACTcttcccctccacccccctccccctccccctcccccttttTCCTGTtctcagacagactgaagagaGAGGGCTGATGGGTAGTGTGACCTGATGAGATGAGGGGTGGAGGAAGTCAAACTGtatgacaggaaatgatgcaagTGAGGTTGAAACGGACGGGAAGGAAGGACGTGACTGCTGCGGGAACGTCTGCCCTGTCTGATCTCTGCAATCCTGTCCGACATGTTTACGTACTGATGCGACAGAAGTTAACGTCTTGGATGATGACCGAGGTCGGACATTCTCAGTCTGGTGATTAACTGGGTGGAGGATTCGCATAAAGTGAATTTGGAGGAGCTCAATCTTCTGTATTTGGGTCAAACATTCAGCAGCGTGATGTTTGGAAAAGGGCCCGACGCACAGAAGCTGCTTCAGACGCGCAGTCAATCACTGTCAAACCCGTGTCAACGCCTCCACGTTACAGGCTTAAGAGGTCACTGAAGGTTCAGTCTCATGAAGGTCAGAAGTGACAGAAAGTGGCAAACACATAACAGCGATCTGTTCTATTCATGTGTTGGTTTGTGCAGGTTTTCCGGTGCTTACCATGATGACCGACACGCCGGCCGTGGCGTTGTTGTGCTTAGGCGCAGCATTAAAGTGCGTCTTCAGTTTACCTGTGACCTCCGTCTTCATGTTGTTCTCAATGACTGCCTCGTCCTACGTACAGCCAAACATGCAATGAGGTGAGGCGGTACAACAGTTTTAATGTCcgattcacagacacacagaggacacgcCGCACTTTGAGGCGGcgtgcgcacatacacacacatgcaaatacagacAGAAACGGTGCTGTGAGATACCGTGACCCAGGGGTGGGACAGGATGTCCTGCGCCGTGTATCGAGCCTCCACGTTGACTTGCAGCATCTTTCCGATCAGCTCCTGCCACAGAGGACACCACAGTTTAAAAGTGCTTTCTTTCAACTGCACATCAGGCGTCCCACTGTCGGGTCTTTGTGGCCTCActttgacaaaacacacacttgggCCATTATTCAGTATCAGTGACTTTTAGGGGTAACAGTTAATTGCAGCTTCAAGTATTTTATGATTGATTTCTATCATGAAATGTGCTGCAAGCaggaaaatattcattttaaggTGGACCATATGGCCCAGCCTTGAAGTGTGTAAACGCCATGCAGCATGTTAACACTCACTGTCAGCATCCACATTTCATTGGGGCTACTGGAGGCTGTAGACTGTGCAGATAATGATGCGTTCACGTCCGCTCAGGAAATCAAAAACCTTTCTTAAATGAACACCTGCTCAGCTACACAACGCCACAGTTTCAGGCTGCggtgtctgtgtctgctcctgACTGCAGCGACAGGGCCGCTCTAATAGCAGTGGGTTTAATTAGCAGGTTCGGTCTCGCATGCTGGGCGCAGGCTGTCACCTCGATACAGGACATTCATTAGAGGGGTGGAGGAGTTTCTGTGTCCTTCAGCACAGTATTCATTAAAGGAGTGTGAGCCATGTGGGTTCAcacggagtgtgtgtgtgtgtgtgtgtgtgtgtgtgtgtgtgtgtgtgtgtgtgtgtgtgtgtgtgtgtgtgtgtgtgtgtgtcagtgtgttaataTTTGGAGACCTATTTCAGATTTTGTACAAACTCTGCATTTAGTTAAAATTGTCTCTGGCCATGCATTGCTAGTGTCCAGGAACATGAACGGGATCAATGTAAGTGCCATCAGCAGTGACATAAATGAACATGtgctgttgtgtctgtgtgtgtcagtggtgttGTTTCTCTATATTtgtgtggtttgtttgtgtgtcagtggtCCCACCTTAGCAGAATCTGTGATGTTGTCCCAGTACGGACTGGGAAAGTCCAGTCGCCCCAGAAGGATCTGGTCAAACAGATCCTCTTGCATGTTACTGTCActacacagaaagacacacacacacacattaattatGCATTACTCAGTACACGTCAGCACACCTCTGCAGTGTGAAACTGCACTTTGCATAATAGGAAAGACCCTCACCTGTAACCCACCCTTTGATTATGTGATTATAATAATAACTGTGAGGTGCGATCGATTAAACATGGATCAGATCCTCCCATGACTGCACGGTGACATCATTAACACGTCTAATCACAGCAACTGTTCGTCTGTGCAGCTTAAGATAATCAACAGGTATGAAAGACAAATGAACTCTTTTTAACATCATCCATGATGAAACCCAACATCATGTTTATTGTTTAAAACTGAAATTCATCACTGCTTTGCTACCACGAGGGAATGACGTTGACACTGTTTACTGGACGATGTGAACTGAGTACCTTCTAAACGGAGGGAAGCCACACAGGAGGATGTAGGTGATGACGCCTGCAGCCCAGACATCCACCTTCAGCCCATACctgtggaagaagaggaggtcaGTTAAGGATTAACTTCAGCTAAAACCGTCcccatcatccatcatccatcatccatcatcccaGTGTTACAAATAGAGTGGACTGAGAGTGACTGGACGTGAGTTTCATGTACTGATGTTTTCTTCAATCTGCTATAATTGTACAAAAGCAAATATACAACTATCTGTGCTGTCACATATACatgatttgtgttgttttattcaaTATACTGGTACACAGATTCTCCCTTTTAATCTCCATGCAGCTGATCACAACACAGCTGTACTGCAGACCCAGATCTACTCTGCTGTCGTACGCAGAACAGATGTTTCCACTTAAACCAACTCACAGATCAGTAAAAGCGGCCATGTTTCTCTTCGAGCCCCATGGAGCATTCtggtaaacaataaacaaataaaaaaatcgaACATACCCCGACTCTGCGATGATTTCTGGAGCAACATATGTCGGAGTTCCACATACGGTGTACAGAGGTCCATCCACCACAGTGGCCAGGCCAAAGTCCCCCAGTTTCAAAGACTTGGTGCCATCTGGATACTCAAAcacctgaaatgaaacagatgCTGAGTTAAAGCCCACTGAGCAGCTGGATGCGTAGACAGGAAATAAAGTGGCGTGAGTGTGAATATGTACCAGCAAGTTCTCCGGTTTAATGTCTCTGTGGACGATGTTGATGCTGTGCAGGTACTTCAGAGCTCCGGCGAGATTGTACACCATGACAGTGGCGTCTCGCTCTGTGTATTTGGCCGAGGAGGTGATGGCGTCGAATAAGTCCCCTCCCTGTGCCAACATCAGCAAAGAGCGCAGACGTCAAACCACACAGAGAAACCAGGGTTGTGCACTGATGTTGCCCCCCTCTGTGAGCCTCGACCGTACCTTGACAAGCTCCATAACCAGGTAGAGCTCAGAGGAAGTGTCCACCTCCTCTATCAGCATGATGATGTTGGGGTGTTTCACCTTCCTCAGCACCGCCACCTCGTTCTCTATGAGGTGCTCCTAGATACATGCAGAGGCAGATAATGCACGTATGTTACTGTGAAGGATTCATACACTGCGCCGCTACGCTAATAGAAAGACGCCGCGTTGTTGATTGAATCTGAAGTGGTGTCAAGAGTGTGTGATTCAGTCTGTGCGTGAGAGTGTGAAGATAATTTGAGTTAGGTGATGAATTAAACATTACCGGCCTAATCTAGCTGTGTGGGATAAGAggatcagacacacacacacacacacacacacacacacacacacacacacacacacacacacacacacacacacacacacacacacacacacacacacacacacacacacacacacacacacacacacacacacacacacacacacacacacacacacacacacacacgatcctGTGGCGCGCGTGGGTGTTAATAACCAAACACTAACACATGACCCTtccttgtgagtgtgtgcgtgggtCTGATGGTGATACACACAtatggaaagaaatgaaaaagagaccTTTCCACTGCACTTGGCCTTGTCGATGATCTTGAGTGCGAACTCTTTTCCCGTGGACCTGAACAGAAACAGCTCAATTAGAGGCAACAATAAAAACGGCACTGACGCTGCAGACAAACCAAAGTGCTCACAAGAGAGCCACAGTTACAGCGAGCAGGAGCACTGCCACAGTTATTGGAAATGTACGTTAGCTGTTAAAGCCAAGTTCACACAACGAGCAGAGGCACAGTTCAGGCTCAGGCTAAGTTAGACTCTGagaatacacatgcacagagtaACTCAACACCAGGATGAAGAGCAACTCAAGGTCTGTTCCATCTGAGATCTGCTGCACCTGTAACCACATCACACGGTGATGTCATGGCGTATTGTCACACTCTGCACCTGTATGCCCACCAACACGCAAGTGATGACAAACACATTCCTGCCAACAGTTGATCACTATTCCACTGATAAAGAAATTAAGCAATGCACCTGTAAAAGACGGGGGAAGAAGACACCTCCTAGACAATGTAATCAGACGTACGTATCCAGAGCCGTCGCATGGACTGTGCGAACTGTGTACCCGCACAGGGCCTTGCGCCACTAGGGGGCCTCGCACCTGCAAGCCTGCTCTTTTGTtacattagttatatatgattttgtctgtctctgtcacaggacagactgtgcagGCTTGCCCCGCTATCatttgaaaaggacattgcgtccaaactggattataaagatcttattgctgagtttgcggCCAAGAAGGCAAgcaaagtgactctgacatgatcagtttctgcacaGTTTATGCAGGTGATTGCGTCTCCATCCGTATATTATGAAGAAAAGTGTCCTAACctgcttctttaaaatgtcaagatgtcaaaaataaagtgactgagctgacctGATGTAAAGCCACTCGTTGCACAGTTGATTGttcccccctttgaaataaaaagcaaaaagtcatagctgagactatctgtatgattatgctgtattattctacttaaataaaaacatactgCA
Coding sequences within it:
- the dclk2a gene encoding serine/threonine-protein kinase DCLK2 isoform X4, which gives rise to MSLSRSIEFEHFEEREKPHRTPRTNSVSGSQSGSRGNGLVPSPAHSAHCSFYRTRTLQSLTSEKKARKVRFYRNGDKYFKGLVYAVSNDRFRSLDALLMELTRSLSDNVNLPQGVRTLYALDGGRKITSLDELVEGESYVCASNEPFRRVDYTKNVNPNWSVGSKTSTSRSLSSLIPLRSELQREAKDFIKPKLVTVIRSGVKPRKAVRILLNKKTAHSFDQVLTDITDAIKLDSGAVRRLYTLEGKQITCLQDFFGDDDVFIACGPEKYRYAQDDFVLDHSECRVLKSSHSRSATPNRTAKSPGPSRRSKSPGAVNGVSSSQISTPRSTKSSTPSPTSPRPVPSFKVPPSHHISSQNVNGSLNNHQEQTNRPSPEVNGNRYPPASTILEKYKVGKVIGDGNFAVVKECVERSTGKEFALKIIDKAKCSGKEHLIENEVAVLRKVKHPNIIMLIEEVDTSSELYLVMELVKGGDLFDAITSSAKYTERDATVMVYNLAGALKYLHSINIVHRDIKPENLLVFEYPDGTKSLKLGDFGLATVVDGPLYTVCGTPTYVAPEIIAESGYGLKVDVWAAGVITYILLCGFPPFRSDSNMQEDLFDQILLGRLDFPSPYWDNITDSAKELIGKMLQVNVEARYTAQDILSHPWVTDEAVIENNMKTEVTGKLKTHFNAAPKHNNATAGVSVIMNTALDKETLQLTSRRRPGPRTAPCPPSSAARKVPPAPPGKPTSPTKPQPASPTRRAPRNQEPKPAAPASPSETTSAAAPGATSTSDAPCSQCPADTSAPPSAEMLPIASSAPPEGRAPPPAAPCISIETPSPPGPPALFACTAPSTPVSCASPSSPTKPASPFPSSPTIPAPPPIKPASPTSSSPTKEPTSPSSSSTKQASPSPVSPIQPVVFFPLSSPTKQEPSSPSPLHPTLFPSPPSTPPRSATPPSPSPLPAEELMQGI
- the dclk2a gene encoding serine/threonine-protein kinase DCLK2 isoform X5, with the protein product MSLSRSIEFEHFEEREKPHRTPRTNSVSGSQSGSRGNGLVPSPAHSAHCSFYRTRTLQSLTSEKKARKVRFYRNGDKYFKGLVYAVSNDRFRSLDALLMELTRSLSDNVNLPQGVRTLYALDGGRKITSLDELVEGESYVCASNEPFRRVDYTKNVNPNWSVGSKTSTSRSLSSLIPLRSELQREAKDFIKPKLVTVIRSGVKPRKAVRILLNKKTAHSFDQVLTDITDAIKLDSGAVRRLYTLEGKQITCLQDFFGDDDVFIACGPEKYRYAQDDFVLDHSGKASTAFMTECRVLKSSHSRSATPNRTAKSPGPSRRSKSPGAARQTVHYSTSQSPVKSPVNGVSSSQISTPRSTKSSTPSPTSPRPVPSFKVPPSHHISSQNVNGSLNNHQEQTNRPSPEVNGNRYPPASTILEKYKVGKVIGDGNFAVVKECVERSTGKEFALKIIDKAKCSGKEHLIENEVAVLRKVKHPNIIMLIEEVDTSSELYLVMELVKGGDLFDAITSSAKYTERDATVMVYNLAGALKYLHSINIVHRDIKPENLLVFEYPDGTKSLKLGDFGLATVVDGPLYTVCGTPTYVAPEIIAESGYGLKVDVWAAGVITYILLCGFPPFRSDSNMQEDLFDQILLGRLDFPSPYWDNITDSAKELIGKMLQVNVEARYTAQDILSHPWVTNTALDKETLQLTSRRRPGPRTAPCPPSSAARKVPPAPPGKPTSPTKPQPASPTRRAPRNQEPKPAAPASPSETTSAAAPGATSTSDAPCSQCPADTSAPPSAEMLPIASSAPPEGRAPPPAAPCISIETPSPPGPPALFACTAPSTPVSCASPSSPTKPASPFPSSPTIPAPPPIKPASPTSSSPTKEPTSPSSSSTKQASPSPVSPIQPVVFFPLSSPTKQEPSSPSPLHPTLFPSPPSTPPRSATPPSPSPLPAEELMQGI
- the dclk2a gene encoding serine/threonine-protein kinase DCLK2 isoform X3, with translation MSLSRSIEFEHFEEREKPHRTPRTNSVSGSQSGSRGNGLVPSPAHSAHCSFYRTRTLQSLTSEKKARKVRFYRNGDKYFKGLVYAVSNDRFRSLDALLMELTRSLSDNVNLPQGVRTLYALDGGRKITSLDELVEGESYVCASNEPFRRVDYTKNVNPNWSVGSKTSTSRSLSSLIPLRSELQREAKDFIKPKLVTVIRSGVKPRKAVRILLNKKTAHSFDQVLTDITDAIKLDSGAVRRLYTLEGKQITCLQDFFGDDDVFIACGPEKYRYAQDDFVLDHSGKASTAFMTECRVLKSSHSRSATPNRTAKSPGPSRRSKSPGAVNGVSSSQISTPRSTKSSTPSPTSPRPVPSFKVPPSHHISSQNVNGSLNNHQEQTNRPSPEVNGNRYPPASTILEKYKVGKVIGDGNFAVVKECVERSTGKEFALKIIDKAKCSGKEHLIENEVAVLRKVKHPNIIMLIEEVDTSSELYLVMELVKGGDLFDAITSSAKYTERDATVMVYNLAGALKYLHSINIVHRDIKPENLLVFEYPDGTKSLKLGDFGLATVVDGPLYTVCGTPTYVAPEIIAESGYGLKVDVWAAGVITYILLCGFPPFRSDSNMQEDLFDQILLGRLDFPSPYWDNITDSAKELIGKMLQVNVEARYTAQDILSHPWVTDEAVIENNMKTEVTGKLKTHFNAAPKHNNATAGVSVIMNTALDKETLQLTSRRRPGPRTAPCPPSSAARKVPPAPPGKPTSPTKPQPASPTRRAPRNQEPKPAAPASPSETTSAAAPGATSTSDAPCSQCPADTSAPPSAEMLPIASSAPPEGRAPPPAAPCISIETPSPPGPPALFACTAPSTPVSCASPSSPTKPASPFPSSPTIPAPPPIKPASPTSSSPTKEPTSPSSSSTKQASPSPVSPIQPVVFFPLSSPTKQEPSSPSPLHPTLFPSPPSTPPRSATPPSPSPLPAEELMQGI
- the dclk2a gene encoding serine/threonine-protein kinase DCLK2 isoform X1, translated to MSLSRSIEFEHFEEREKPHRTPRTNSVSGSQSGSRGNGLVPSPAHSAHCSFYRTRTLQSLTSEKKARKVRFYRNGDKYFKGLVYAVSNDRFRSLDALLMELTRSLSDNVNLPQGVRTLYALDGGRKITSLDELVEGESYVCASNEPFRRVDYTKNVNPNWSVGSKTSTSRSLSSLIPLRSELQREAKDFIKPKLVTVIRSGVKPRKAVRILLNKKTAHSFDQVLTDITDAIKLDSGAVRRLYTLEGKQITCLQDFFGDDDVFIACGPEKYRYAQDDFVLDHSGKASTAFMTECRVLKSSHSRSATPNRTAKSPGPSRRSKSPGAARQTVHYSTSQSPVKSPVNGVSSSQISTPRSTKSSTPSPTSPRPVPSFKVPPSHHISSQNVNGSLNNHQEQTNRPSPEVNGNRYPPASTILEKYKVGKVIGDGNFAVVKECVERSTGKEFALKIIDKAKCSGKEHLIENEVAVLRKVKHPNIIMLIEEVDTSSELYLVMELVKGGDLFDAITSSAKYTERDATVMVYNLAGALKYLHSINIVHRDIKPENLLVFEYPDGTKSLKLGDFGLATVVDGPLYTVCGTPTYVAPEIIAESGYGLKVDVWAAGVITYILLCGFPPFRSDSNMQEDLFDQILLGRLDFPSPYWDNITDSAKELIGKMLQVNVEARYTAQDILSHPWVTDEAVIENNMKTEVTGKLKTHFNAAPKHNNATAGVSVIMNTALDKETLQLTSRRRPGPRTAPCPPSSAARKVPPAPPGKPTSPTKPQPASPTRRAPRNQEPKPAAPASPSETTSAAAPGATSTSDAPCSQCPADTSAPPSAEMLPIASSAPPEGRAPPPAAPCISIETPSPPGPPALFACTAPSTPVSCASPSSPTKPASPFPSSPTIPAPPPIKPASPTSSSPTKEPTSPSSSSTKQASPSPVSPIQPVVFFPLSSPTKQEPSSPSPLHPTLFPSPPSTPPRSATPPSPSPLPAEELMQGI
- the dclk2a gene encoding serine/threonine-protein kinase DCLK2 isoform X2, whose amino-acid sequence is MSLSRSIEFEHFEEREKPHRTPRTNSVSGSQSGSRGNGLVPSPAHSAHCSFYRTRTLQSLTSEKKARKVRFYRNGDKYFKGLVYAVSNDRFRSLDALLMELTRSLSDNVNLPQGVRTLYALDGGRKITSLDELVEGESYVCASNEPFRRVDYTKNVNPNWSVGSKTSTSRSLSSLIPLRSELQREAKDFIKPKLVTVIRSGVKPRKAVRILLNKKTAHSFDQVLTDITDAIKLDSGAVRRLYTLEGKQITCLQDFFGDDDVFIACGPEKYRYAQDDFVLDHSECRVLKSSHSRSATPNRTAKSPGPSRRSKSPGAARQTVHYSTSQSPVKSPVNGVSSSQISTPRSTKSSTPSPTSPRPVPSFKVPPSHHISSQNVNGSLNNHQEQTNRPSPEVNGNRYPPASTILEKYKVGKVIGDGNFAVVKECVERSTGKEFALKIIDKAKCSGKEHLIENEVAVLRKVKHPNIIMLIEEVDTSSELYLVMELVKGGDLFDAITSSAKYTERDATVMVYNLAGALKYLHSINIVHRDIKPENLLVFEYPDGTKSLKLGDFGLATVVDGPLYTVCGTPTYVAPEIIAESGYGLKVDVWAAGVITYILLCGFPPFRSDSNMQEDLFDQILLGRLDFPSPYWDNITDSAKELIGKMLQVNVEARYTAQDILSHPWVTDEAVIENNMKTEVTGKLKTHFNAAPKHNNATAGVSVIMNTALDKETLQLTSRRRPGPRTAPCPPSSAARKVPPAPPGKPTSPTKPQPASPTRRAPRNQEPKPAAPASPSETTSAAAPGATSTSDAPCSQCPADTSAPPSAEMLPIASSAPPEGRAPPPAAPCISIETPSPPGPPALFACTAPSTPVSCASPSSPTKPASPFPSSPTIPAPPPIKPASPTSSSPTKEPTSPSSSSTKQASPSPVSPIQPVVFFPLSSPTKQEPSSPSPLHPTLFPSPPSTPPRSATPPSPSPLPAEELMQGI